TGAGCGGGGAGGTTTTTTATGACGAGTAAAGATGCGCAGTTACGGCAGCAGGTTAAAGAAGAAATTCTAAAACATGGGGAAAAAGTAAACAGCGATTCATATCGATTAGCCTTTCACCTTATGCCGCCTATTGGTTTGTTAAATGATCCAAACGGGCTTATTCACTGGAAGGGTGAATATCATATCTTTTATCAATGGATGCCTTTTAAAACAGACCATGGAACAAAATTCTGGGGGCATTACATAACGGATGACTTTGTGAATTATCGTCACGAGCGGATCGCGCTGACGCCTTCTGAATGGTTTGATAAGGACGGCTGTTATTCAGGCAGTGCAATCGTCCATGAGGATACCTTGTGTTTGTTCTATACAGGAAACGTCATTCTTGAAAATGGACAGCAGGAAGAATACCAGTGCATGGCCACTTCCACAGATGGTCTTCATTTTAAAAAAGAAGGGCCTATTCTCTCCATTCCCGAAGGCTATCAAATCGCTGATTTTCGTGACCCTAAAGTATGGAAAAAAGATGATGCCTGGTATATGGTCGTCGGCGCAAAAACAGATAAGGATGAAGGGAAAGTTCTCTTATTTAAATCAGGCAGCTTAACAGAATGGGAGTATCTCGGCCCTGTCGCCGGCTCAAAAGAAAATGGTCTGAAAGAATTCGGCTATATGTGGGAGTGTCCGGATCTGTTTCATTTAGAAGGGGAGGATATTCTAATCGTTTCTCCTCAAGGATTAAAAGCAGAAGGCATGAACTATGCGAACACTTATCAGAGCGGTTACTTCACTGGAAAGCTGAAGGAACAGGAGGGCCGCTTTGATCACGGTTCCTTTAAAGAACTTGATCGAGGGTTCGAATTCTACGCTCCCCAAACATTTAAAGATGAAAACGGCCGCAGGATTTTATTTGGCTGGATGGGAGTACCCGAGCAGTTTGAGCAGTCTCACCCTACAATAGAAAACCGCTGGATTCACGGCCTGACGATTCCGAGAGAATTAAAGTGGAACGGCAGCCAGCTGATTCAGGAGCCTGTGCAAGAACTGGCGTTGATGAGGGAAGCTGTGCTCCTGCACTCGGAAATATCGATAGAAAATGATCAAAAAGCCGTTCGCGGTATCAGCGGCCGCCCGGTGGAACTCCACCTTGAACTCGAGGAGCTGAACGACCAATTTGCGATTGAATTTTTCCATTACGCTTCGTTAAGTTTTACCAAAAAAGACTCCATTCTCACCTTATCCCGTCCTCATTTAGAGGATAAATCTAAAACTGAGTTTCGCCGTGTTCGATTAAAAAATGGACTGTGGAGTTTAAGGATTTTTATCGACACCTCATCTCTTGAAATCTTCGTAAATGACGGAGAAGAGGTATTTACATCAAGAATATATCCTGATTTGAATGATCCTGACATTCTGTTTACATCACTTGGCCAAACGGTGTTCTCCATTGAACAATGGAGGTTAAAAGGGTATCAAATTGAGTCAATAGGGGACGCCTAAATTAGGCGTCTTATTTTAACTACTTATGTTAAAATAATGGAATCTGATATTTGCAAGAAGGAGTCGTTTTATGCGGGATTTTAAGATGAAAGCCAGTCAAAGAAGAGAAGAGATTTTAAATATTTTAAAAGAAAGAACAGAACCTATTACAGGCAGTTCGCTTGCCGAACGGATGGACGTCACGAGACAAGTGATCGTAGGAGATGTTTCTCTTCTGAAAGCAAGCGGGGAACCCATTATAGCAACCAGCCAGGGTTACGTATATATGACAGAATCAAGAGAACAGCTCCCTTTTAAAAGAACCATTGTGGTTCAGCATACACCTGAACAGACAGAGGAGGAGCTTAATATTCTTGTAGACCACGGAGTTCATGTACTGGACGTTCTAATTGAACATCCCGTATACGGGGATTTAAAGGCGAGACTTGAGATCGCCAGCCGCAGAGATGTCAGGAAGTTTCTCGAACGAATTGCTTCTGCCAATGCAGCTTATCTATTAGAATTAACCGAAGGGATTCATTCGCATACAATAGCAGCAGCGAAGGAAGAACATTTAAATGAAGCTGTGAAAGATCTTAAGGAAAAAGGCATTTTGTTTGAATCATAATTTAAAGGGAAGCCTTTAAGAAATCCGCTATTAAAGAAAACCAGTTGTCAGAAAAGGATGTGACCGGGTTGGACATTATTCCATATATTAACTTTATCCCCTACATTTTTAGTACCATTATCGTATTAAACGTTCTTCTCGCACTTGCCGTCATATTCCTTGAGCGAAGAGATGCCAGTTCTACATGGGCTTGGCTGATGGTTCTTCTGTTTCTTCCGGTCGCCGGATTTATCTTATATTTAATCTTTGGACGACGTCTAAGCCATAAAGAAATTTTTACATGGGATAAAAAAAGCCGCCTCGGACTGCTGACAGCTGTCCAGGATCAGCTGCGGGGAATTAAAGAGCATACGTTAAAAGTTGAAAACGAAGCAATCGTGCCTTATGAAGACTTGATTTTCATGCATTTGAAAAACAACGATGCACTTCTAACCCAGGATAACGAAGTAGAAGTTTTCACCGATGGCCAGAAAAAATTCCACGCCTTGCTTGAAGATATTGAACAGGCCGAAGACCACGTTCATTTGCTGTATTACATTGTACGCGATGATCAGCTTGGCCAGCGGCTGGCTGATGTGCTGATTAAGAAGGCTAAACAGAACGTCGAAGTCAAGCTTTTATATGATGATATGGGCTCGCGAACACTCAGCCGGAGGTTCGTGAAAGAAATTGAAAAAGCCGGCGGGCAGGTAGAATCCTTTTTCCCGCCTCTGATTCCTAAGCTGAACATGAAAATTAATTATCGGAACCACCGCAAATTAGCGATTATTGATGGGAAAATCGGTTACATCGGCGGCTTTAATATTGGAGATGAATATTTGGGCTTTAACAAACGTTTCGGCTACTGGCGGGATACTCACCTTCGGGTAAAAGGCGGAGCCGTGCACAATATGCAGACCCGTTTCATCCTTGACTGGAACCAGGCTTCGCGTGATGATATTCATTACCAGGACCGCTACTATCAGGCTGAAGCAAAGGGCGACGTAGCCATGCAGATCGTTTCAAGCGGACCTGATTCCGAATGGGAACAAATAAAGCATGGGTACATAAAAATGATCCTTTCTGCGAAGGATTACGTTTATATTCAGACCCCTTATTTTATACCGGATGACAGCCTCCTTGACGCGGTAAGAATTGCTGTTCTTTCTGGTGTGGACGTGCGAATTATGATTCCGAAAATGCCGGATCACCCGTTTGTCTACTGGGCAACTTTCTCAAACGTCGGCGAACTCTTAAAAGCAGGTGCAACCGTCTATATTTATCAAAAAGGCTTCCTTCACGCGAAAACTATCGTCGTCGATGGAAATATCGCTTCCGTTGGAACAGCCAATATCGACGTGCGAAGCTTTCGGCTGAATTTTGAAGTCAACGCCTTTCTTTACCATCCTGATATTGCCCGCGAACTCGCGGATCGTTTTCAGGAAGACATTGTAGACTCTACGGAGTTAACTTACAAATTATATAAAAAACGGTCATTATGGATTCGCTTCAAAGAAGCAATTGCACGGCTGATTTCACCGATACTATAAAAAACTGTCCCGTTTTACGGGCCAGTTTTTTTGTTGTCTAGGAAATTATAAAATTCCAAACCGTGGATATATATGTTTAAAAAAAGCGACATCCAGCTCCAGCGCCCAGACACTCGCGTCATAAGAAATCCGCCCTGCTAAAAGGGAAGGCCGCCTTCCTCCGGCCGTTTTGCTTATGCGTTTCGTGTCTACCAGGGCGCTTTAAGCCTTTGTTCTTATTTTACAGTGGCGGGGTGAGCGTCAAAAAAGTGGGGCGGACCGCTGAAAGAGAGGAGAACTGACAAAAGGAGTACCGCGACGTCAAAAGCCCTGATCCTAACAAAAAAAGAGCGCCCCATTTTAGGGCACTCAAGAAAGAGAGGTATATGTTAAATTATTGGGAGGAAAGCTTGAGCGAAGCTTCCGTCGGCTCACCATTTCGATAAACCGTTAATGTTACTGTGTCGCCCGCTTCAACATCCTGATACAGATATTGGCGGAGACTCATGGACGATTCAATTTTCTCACCGTCAATTTTCGTAATGACATCGTATTTCTGCAATCCGGCATCAGCTGCTGGAGAGCCTTCTTCCACACTGCCTACAAGGATGCCTTGGGTTACATCTTGAGGCAAGTTCAATTCCCCTTCCAGAACTGAACTAGGAATCTGGCTGACGTCCTGTAACTGGATTCCCATATATGGGCGAGTTACTTCTCCATCTTTTTCTAAATGTTCAATGACTGGCTTTGCGGTTTCCATTGGGATAGAAAAGCCGATGCCTTCCACTTGGGCTTTGGCTATTTTCATAGAGTTAATCCCTATGACTTCGCCCTGTAAGTTGACCAGCGCACCACCGCTGTTTCCTGGGTTAATCGCGGCGTCAGTCTGAAGCACTTCGGTCTGCCAATCGGGTTTTTGGTCACCGTTAATATCTACGGGGATATTACGCTCCAGTCCGCTGACGATACCTTTGGTGGCTGATCCAGCGAATTCCATGCCGAGCGGGTTACCGATAGCTATGGCTGTTTGACCGACCTGGACATCTCCAGGTGATCCTAGCTTCGCAACCTTATCGACATGCTTGCTATCTATTTGTAAAACGGCTAGATCTGTCAGGGGGTCGCTTCCTTTAAGCTTGGCCTTTGCTTTCGTACCGTCATGTAAAACGACTTCAAGGGAGGAGGCATTTTCAATAACATGATGGTTTGTTACCACAAAAGCTTTGCCGCCATCTTTCTTATAGATGACCCCAGATCCTGTACCGGCTTTTTGGCTACCTTGCATACCTTGCTGGCTGTTGATAATGCCAACAACGGCTTCAGAGGCTTCATTGATGGCCTGAGTCACTTCATCCTGGTCTTTTCCAAGATTCAGCTCATCAGCCTGGGCAGAGGGTTCGTTTGTGCTAATGGAAATATTGATTCCTCTCCATTGGAAAACAGCTGTAATCAAGAAAACCGCAATGATAGCTCCTAATACTGCATAAGCAAAACCGGACCGTTTACGACTTTTTTTGATAACTTGCTTCTCTTTGTTATCCATACAATCAATGACCCCTTTCCTTTTCTTGATTAAGTATTTTCCAACGATTTCCCTCTGTACACTTCATACTATAACCATCAGTTATGGCAGGCCTTTGGAGCAAATATGTAAAAAGTGTGTAATGCTCCATTCTTACATGAAAATATGCGAAAATGGGAAGAAGAACTTATATAGAGGAGGACGACCCATGAAAAGGCGCATAGGAGTTGTAGAAGACGATCCCAATATTCGTGATATTGTTAAAGCTTACTTAGAAAAAGAAGGATATGAAGTAGTAACTTTAAATACGGCAGAAAAAGCTTGGGACTTTTTCCAGACCTCTCCTCCTGATTTGTGGGTGCTTGATATAATGCTTCCTGGTATGGATGGCTACGAATTCTGTAAAAGGATCCGGCAGACTTCCGAGGTGCCGATTATTATCATTTCCGCGAAGGACGAAGAGGTGGATAAGATCTTAGGCCTTGAACTGGGAGGCGATGATTACTTAACAAAACCTTTTAGTCCCCGGGAATTGGTCGCACGGGTGAAACGGCAGCTCAAGCGCTGGAGTGTCATGCAGACAGACAGCCAGGAGGAAATCGAGGAGATTACAGCCGGCGGACTAATTTTAAATGAAACCGAGCGAAGTGCTTATTTTCAGGGGAATGAAGTAGAGGTAACCACAAAGGAATATGAGCTGTTAAAAATTCTCGCCCAGCATGAGAACCGGGCATACAGCCGTGAGGAGCTGTTAGTAAAAGTGTGGGGTGAAGATTATTTCGGAAGTGACCGTGCCGTCGATGATCTCGTAAAGCGGCTGCGGAAAAAGATGAAGGAGCTTCCGCTTGAGACTGTTTGGGGCCATGGGTATCGCCTGCGTGGGAGACGCAGTTCCTCATGAAGCTTCAATATCAATTAAATGCTGCTTTTGCTGCTCTGATCCTGATTGTTATGTCTATTACAGCTTTTTATACCTACTCTCTGATAATGGATATGCTAATACAGGATGAAAGGGTCCAGCTCCAGGAACGCGCAGTTTTATTAAATCGAATCAGTCAGGAACAGGACGCATCCGTTAGGCTGTCTCAGCTGTCGGATCTTGTTCAGAACCAAAACTACCCGCTGCTGCTGTTTGATCTAAGCCAGGAAGAGGTTTTGTTCAGTTCATTACCAGCTGAAACAGCGGTAGACTGGATGAATCGGTTTGAAGATGAACTCGCCAGTGAGGAGGTTTGGGAGAGCAACGGGGAGAGCTATGTTGTGTACCCAATTTCATTTGCCCCGAACAGCTCACAGCGGATACTAGTGATGGCTACTCCTTTAGATGACCTCCAGATCGTCCAAAATGCGTTTGCCCAGCGAATGATACGGGTGATTGTGATTGGGCTTCTGCTGGCGCTGGCCGTCAGCTACTTTATGACGAACCGGCTGGTTACTCCGCTCAGCCGGCTGAAGCAGGAAGTGAAGAAGATTGAAAAAAGGAAGTTCAGTGAAGTCCAGCCTGTAAAATCAAGTGGAGAAATTAAGGATGTCGAGCAAAGTGTCCGCCATATGGCAGAAGAGCTGGAGCGGTATATAAATACACAGAAACAATTTTTCCAGAATGCTTCCCACGAATTAAAAACGCCGCTTATGTCTATTCAAGGGTATGCAGAAGGGATAAGAGACGGGATTTTTGAAGGGAAAGATGCAGAGCGCGGCTTAAATGTCATGGTCAGTGAAGCGGAACGGCTGAAAAAAATCGTAAATGAAATGATCCTGCTTGCTAAACTGGACAGCAGTGAAGATGTGTATCAGCCCTCCGAGGTTAATCTTGCCGAACTGACGGATCAAGCCAAAGACCGTTTATACCCGCTGGCTAATGAAAAAGGAGTCGTGCTTCATTCTAGTTCATATCATAAGTTTACTAGCTATGTGGATCCAGAAAGGGTTCTGCAAGCTCTGATCAATATTATCGGGAATGCTGTAAGACATGCAGAAACACGGGTGGACATAATTTCCAACATATCCAAAGATGTTCTATCCATAAAAGTCATCGATGATGGTTCAGGAATTCCGGAAGACCTGCTGCCACAGCTGTTTCAACGCTTCATCAAAGGGAAAGAAGGGGAAACGGGGCTCGGATTGGCTATTTCAAGAGCAATTATCGAACGAAGCGGGGGATCGATCCGTGCTTCTAACAATGAAGACGGCCCAGGGGCTGTGTTTGAAATAAGAATACCGAAACGACCGAACCCTGACCTGTCATGATATAATTTTTGAAAGATTGAGCGATTCAAGAGAAAGAGAGGACGAGCAATGGAAAAGAAACCATGTAAACATTCACTTACCGTAAAAAACTCGCACGTGCTTCCGCCTGATACGAATAGTCACGGCACATTATTTGGAGGTAAGCTGATGGCTCATATTGACGATGTCGCGGCAATTGCCGCGGTTCGACACTGCAGGAAACCTGTCGTCACAGCTTCTACAGATTCAGTCGACTTCCTTCAGCCTGTGTTTGAAGGTGATACGATTTGCCTTGAAGCCTTTGTCACGTGGACTCATAATACGTCGATGGAGGTCTTTATAAAAGCTATTACCGAGAACCTGCTGACAGGAGAACGAAAGGTATGTACGACGGCCTTTCTATCGATGGTAGCGGTTGATGAAAATAATCAGCCGACGCCGGTGCCTCCTGTTAAGCCGGAATCCGAAGAAGAGAAATGGCTTCATGAAGGTGCTCAGAAACGGCATGACCACCGTAAGGCAAGAAGAAAGGAATCCAAAGAGCTGGCTGAAATGTTCGGTACAGATCTTCCATGGAGCCAATAAAACAATCATAAACTAGACTTGCTGGGGCTAGGGAGGAAAGCAGATCGCTTTTTCATGCTTTTTGCAGGGTCAACAATTCTGATAACCACACCATCTGTTTTTCCGTTAAAGAACCCAAAAGGAAAAAACCCCTAGGAGAAAATAAAAATTCTCCTAGGGGTTTTTACTTTATGAAGACAGCTTCTTGCATTAGCTCTGAGCATGAACAAGCTCTTTTTGCTTCACTTCTTCTTCACGTGCCGTGCATAAGGATTCCCATTCATATGCAGCACCGTCACGCATTGTAATCATACGATCGGCAATGGCACGTGCATCTTCACGGTCATGAGTCACGAAAATCGAAGTCGTCCCTGTTTTCTTTATAATTTCTTTTAACTCACCACGTATTTTAATCTGCAGATCAGCGTCCAGGTTACTAAAAGGTTCATCCAGTAAGAGCAGTGACGGCTTAGGAGCGAGCGCTCTTGCTAAGGCGACTCGCTGTTGCTGCCCGCCGCTTAGCTCGTGCGGATAGCGTTTGGCAAAGTTCTTCATGTTCACAAGAAACAGCACT
This window of the Halobacillus sp. Marseille-Q1614 genome carries:
- a CDS encoding sucrose-6-phosphate hydrolase, with product MTSKDAQLRQQVKEEILKHGEKVNSDSYRLAFHLMPPIGLLNDPNGLIHWKGEYHIFYQWMPFKTDHGTKFWGHYITDDFVNYRHERIALTPSEWFDKDGCYSGSAIVHEDTLCLFYTGNVILENGQQEEYQCMATSTDGLHFKKEGPILSIPEGYQIADFRDPKVWKKDDAWYMVVGAKTDKDEGKVLLFKSGSLTEWEYLGPVAGSKENGLKEFGYMWECPDLFHLEGEDILIVSPQGLKAEGMNYANTYQSGYFTGKLKEQEGRFDHGSFKELDRGFEFYAPQTFKDENGRRILFGWMGVPEQFEQSHPTIENRWIHGLTIPRELKWNGSQLIQEPVQELALMREAVLLHSEISIENDQKAVRGISGRPVELHLELEELNDQFAIEFFHYASLSFTKKDSILTLSRPHLEDKSKTEFRRVRLKNGLWSLRIFIDTSSLEIFVNDGEEVFTSRIYPDLNDPDILFTSLGQTVFSIEQWRLKGYQIESIGDA
- a CDS encoding transcription repressor NadR, encoding MRDFKMKASQRREEILNILKERTEPITGSSLAERMDVTRQVIVGDVSLLKASGEPIIATSQGYVYMTESREQLPFKRTIVVQHTPEQTEEELNILVDHGVHVLDVLIEHPVYGDLKARLEIASRRDVRKFLERIASANAAYLLELTEGIHSHTIAAAKEEHLNEAVKDLKEKGILFES
- the cls gene encoding cardiolipin synthase codes for the protein MNFIPYIFSTIIVLNVLLALAVIFLERRDASSTWAWLMVLLFLPVAGFILYLIFGRRLSHKEIFTWDKKSRLGLLTAVQDQLRGIKEHTLKVENEAIVPYEDLIFMHLKNNDALLTQDNEVEVFTDGQKKFHALLEDIEQAEDHVHLLYYIVRDDQLGQRLADVLIKKAKQNVEVKLLYDDMGSRTLSRRFVKEIEKAGGQVESFFPPLIPKLNMKINYRNHRKLAIIDGKIGYIGGFNIGDEYLGFNKRFGYWRDTHLRVKGGAVHNMQTRFILDWNQASRDDIHYQDRYYQAEAKGDVAMQIVSSGPDSEWEQIKHGYIKMILSAKDYVYIQTPYFIPDDSLLDAVRIAVLSGVDVRIMIPKMPDHPFVYWATFSNVGELLKAGATVYIYQKGFLHAKTIVVDGNIASVGTANIDVRSFRLNFEVNAFLYHPDIARELADRFQEDIVDSTELTYKLYKKRSLWIRFKEAIARLISPIL
- a CDS encoding S1C family serine protease → MDNKEKQVIKKSRKRSGFAYAVLGAIIAVFLITAVFQWRGINISISTNEPSAQADELNLGKDQDEVTQAINEASEAVVGIINSQQGMQGSQKAGTGSGVIYKKDGGKAFVVTNHHVIENASSLEVVLHDGTKAKAKLKGSDPLTDLAVLQIDSKHVDKVAKLGSPGDVQVGQTAIAIGNPLGMEFAGSATKGIVSGLERNIPVDINGDQKPDWQTEVLQTDAAINPGNSGGALVNLQGEVIGINSMKIAKAQVEGIGFSIPMETAKPVIEHLEKDGEVTRPYMGIQLQDVSQIPSSVLEGELNLPQDVTQGILVGSVEEGSPAADAGLQKYDVITKIDGEKIESSMSLRQYLYQDVEAGDTVTLTVYRNGEPTEASLKLSSQ
- a CDS encoding response regulator transcription factor is translated as MKRRIGVVEDDPNIRDIVKAYLEKEGYEVVTLNTAEKAWDFFQTSPPDLWVLDIMLPGMDGYEFCKRIRQTSEVPIIIISAKDEEVDKILGLELGGDDYLTKPFSPRELVARVKRQLKRWSVMQTDSQEEIEEITAGGLILNETERSAYFQGNEVEVTTKEYELLKILAQHENRAYSREELLVKVWGEDYFGSDRAVDDLVKRLRKKMKELPLETVWGHGYRLRGRRSSS
- a CDS encoding HAMP domain-containing sensor histidine kinase; this translates as MKLQYQLNAAFAALILIVMSITAFYTYSLIMDMLIQDERVQLQERAVLLNRISQEQDASVRLSQLSDLVQNQNYPLLLFDLSQEEVLFSSLPAETAVDWMNRFEDELASEEVWESNGESYVVYPISFAPNSSQRILVMATPLDDLQIVQNAFAQRMIRVIVIGLLLALAVSYFMTNRLVTPLSRLKQEVKKIEKRKFSEVQPVKSSGEIKDVEQSVRHMAEELERYINTQKQFFQNASHELKTPLMSIQGYAEGIRDGIFEGKDAERGLNVMVSEAERLKKIVNEMILLAKLDSSEDVYQPSEVNLAELTDQAKDRLYPLANEKGVVLHSSSYHKFTSYVDPERVLQALINIIGNAVRHAETRVDIISNISKDVLSIKVIDDGSGIPEDLLPQLFQRFIKGKEGETGLGLAISRAIIERSGGSIRASNNEDGPGAVFEIRIPKRPNPDLS
- a CDS encoding acyl-CoA thioesterase; its protein translation is MEKKPCKHSLTVKNSHVLPPDTNSHGTLFGGKLMAHIDDVAAIAAVRHCRKPVVTASTDSVDFLQPVFEGDTICLEAFVTWTHNTSMEVFIKAITENLLTGERKVCTTAFLSMVAVDENNQPTPVPPVKPESEEEKWLHEGAQKRHDHRKARRKESKELAEMFGTDLPWSQ
- a CDS encoding ABC transporter ATP-binding protein translates to MFIQIQDLCFNYPKSDDKTIHNFCLTIEQGEIISILGESGSGKSTILRLLCGLETPSCGMIKINNKVMTDDRHFILPEKRGIGMVFQDYALFPHMTVAENIQFGLKGYGRKEKKQRTEEVLFLVNMKNFAKRYPHELSGGQQQRVALARALAPKPSLLLLDEPFSNLDADLQIKIRGELKEIIKKTGTTSIFVTHDREDARAIADRMITMRDGAAYEWESLCTAREEEVKQKELVHAQS